Proteins encoded together in one Vigna angularis cultivar LongXiaoDou No.4 chromosome 5, ASM1680809v1, whole genome shotgun sequence window:
- the LOC108320247 gene encoding protein LATERAL ORGAN BOUNDARIES, whose product MDFENACRLFGLANLLRLMRCAEPSQRQVMANSILTEANMYGNDPIHGALGHVLNLNNQIQSVQRELDFVNTMLAQCSLQSTSHVDDVVAGSSHPGQSSTVAPREKEGGAQEKDAEYKRKNKKDH is encoded by the exons ATGGATTTTGAGAATGCTTGCAGGCTTTTTGGTTTGGCCAATTTGCTTAGATTGATGCGTTGTGCTGAACCATCTCAAAGACAAGTTATGGCTAATTCCATTCTAACTGAGGCTAACATGTATGGCAATGATCCCATTCATGGTGCCCTAGGTCACGTTCTTAATTTGAACAATCAAATCCAATCTGTTCAAAGAGAATTAGACTTTGTAAACACTATGCTTGCTCAATGCTCACTTCAATCAACTTCACATGTG GATGATGTTGTCGCGGGTTCTTCTCACCCAGGACAATCAAG TACTGTTGCACCTCGTGAAAAAGAGGGTGGGGCTCAAGAGAAAGATGCCGAGTATAAGAGAAAGAATAAGAAAgatcattga